In the Chlorobium limicola DSM 245 genome, one interval contains:
- the lysC gene encoding lysine-sensitive aspartokinase 3, with translation MAVMKFGGTSVGNARAMQQAIDLVVREKLNGAPLVVLSACSGITNKLVRLAEASGRSALDEALLLAGEVRQHHIDLTAELIQAPELQAELEAKVEEYVAGLEMLARGVDIVGELTERSKDTFCSFGELLSTTIFAAAMKEQGHDAEWLDVRRVMITDDNHGFARPLGDICRENAGAIISPLLDAGTIVITQGYIGAALNGRTTTLGRGGSDYSAALLGAWLNANAIQIWTDVDGVMTCDPRLVPEARSIRIMTFSEAAELAYLGAKVLHPDTIAPAVEKNIPVWVLNTWHPDAKGTLITDDTERLSGMSYGGLVKSIAVKKGQCIINVRSNRMLGRYGFMAELFGAFSRYGVSIEMISSSEVSVSVTVDDTCFSEELLQDLRVLGQVDIEHRVATVSVVGDNLRMSKGVAGRIFSSLRDVNLRMISQGASEINVGFVVEENDVERAVNTLHHEFFSGEETAGIFEKPAGTS, from the coding sequence TTCGGCGGGACCTCTGTAGGTAACGCCAGAGCGATGCAGCAGGCAATAGATCTCGTTGTCCGTGAGAAACTGAACGGGGCTCCTCTTGTCGTACTCAGCGCTTGCAGCGGCATTACCAACAAGCTTGTCCGTCTCGCAGAGGCTTCGGGCCGTAGCGCTCTGGATGAAGCGCTTCTGCTTGCCGGAGAGGTTCGTCAGCATCATATTGATCTGACGGCCGAGCTGATTCAGGCTCCCGAGCTGCAGGCGGAGCTTGAGGCAAAAGTTGAGGAGTATGTGGCCGGGCTGGAAATGCTTGCCCGAGGCGTCGATATTGTCGGGGAACTGACGGAACGCTCGAAAGATACGTTCTGCTCTTTCGGAGAGCTGCTTTCTACCACGATTTTTGCCGCAGCCATGAAAGAGCAGGGGCATGATGCCGAGTGGCTCGATGTCCGCAGGGTGATGATCACCGATGATAATCACGGTTTTGCCCGTCCGCTTGGCGATATCTGTCGGGAGAATGCCGGAGCCATCATCAGTCCGCTGCTCGATGCAGGGACTATTGTCATTACCCAGGGCTATATAGGAGCGGCCCTTAACGGACGAACGACTACGCTTGGTAGGGGAGGGTCGGATTATTCCGCGGCACTTCTCGGCGCCTGGCTTAACGCAAACGCCATTCAGATATGGACCGATGTTGACGGCGTGATGACCTGTGATCCCAGGCTTGTTCCCGAAGCCCGCAGCATCAGGATCATGACCTTCAGCGAAGCGGCCGAACTTGCCTATCTCGGCGCGAAAGTGCTGCATCCCGATACCATCGCGCCTGCCGTCGAGAAGAATATTCCGGTCTGGGTACTCAACACCTGGCATCCCGATGCGAAAGGCACGCTCATAACCGACGATACGGAGCGGCTTTCCGGCATGAGTTACGGAGGTCTTGTGAAGTCGATTGCCGTCAAGAAAGGTCAGTGCATCATCAATGTCCGTTCAAACCGAATGCTGGGACGATATGGATTCATGGCTGAATTGTTCGGAGCTTTTTCGCGGTACGGGGTTTCGATCGAAATGATTTCGTCCAGTGAGGTTTCGGTTTCCGTTACTGTGGACGATACATGTTTCAGCGAAGAGCTTCTGCAGGACCTAAGGGTTCTCGGCCAGGTCGATATCGAGCATCGCGTAGCTACGGTCAGCGTTGTCGGTGATAACCTCAGGATGTCTAAGGGTGTTGCCGGAAGGATTTTCAGTTCGCTGAGGGATGTCAATCTCAGAATGATCTCGCAGGGCGCCTCTGAAATAAATGTGGGTTTTGTGGTTGAAGAGAATGATGTCGAGAGGGCGGTCAACACGCTGCATCACGAGTTCTTTTCTGGAGAGGAGACCGCCGGAATTTTCGAAAAACCGGCAGGAACTTCTTGA